Proteins encoded by one window of Sulfurospirillum barnesii SES-3:
- the fliE gene encoding flagellar hook-basal body complex protein FliE encodes MYNTIDKLSSLTNTSNATPVSKTADAGGDFSKILQESIDEVNDRQVKGDRAMADLATGEVKDLHQAAIAINKAETSMKLMLEIRNKALSAYKEISKTQI; translated from the coding sequence ATGTACAATACTATTGATAAACTTTCATCCTTGACCAATACCTCCAATGCGACACCTGTTTCTAAGACAGCCGATGCAGGGGGAGATTTTTCGAAAATATTGCAAGAGTCTATTGATGAAGTGAATGACAGACAAGTTAAAGGAGATCGTGCTATGGCCGATCTTGCAACAGGTGAAGTGAAAGATTTACATCAAGCAGCCATTGCCATCAATAAAGCTGAGACAAGTATGAAGTTGATGTTGGAAATTCGTAATAAAGCACTGAGCGCATACAAAGAGATTTCGAAAACTCAGATTTAA